The Notamacropus eugenii isolate mMacEug1 chromosome 4, mMacEug1.pri_v2, whole genome shotgun sequence DNA window ttttaaatatttatttagttataaagcattcactttaaaaaattttgagccAACTGTAGAGAAAGTAAgtaatatgatacccattatacatatgaagtcatgcaaaacatatttccattatctgtgttgtaaaaaaaaaaaaaagaaaggcaagaaaaatcaaatgaaagaaaacatgctTCGTTGaatacccagagttcatcagttctctctctgaatgtgaatagcatgttttatcatgggtccttttttgttttggatcattgtattgataagcgtagctaagtctttcacaactgatcatcaatactgctattactgtatacagtgttgtcttggttcagctcacttcattctgcatcagtttatataagtcttccaggtttttctgaaatctgcctgctcatcatttcttaaagcacaacagtaatccttcacaatcatataccacagcttgttcagccattccccagtagatgaGCATCCcccaaatttccaattctttgccaccacagaaagagctgctagaaatattttgtacaaatagactctttttctttgtctttgatctctttgagatacagacttagtagtggtattgctaggtcaaagggtatgcacagtttgattgacctttgagaatagttccaaatttaactccagaatggttggatcagtgcaaactccaccaacaatgcatcagtgtcctTATTTTTCTGTATCTTCTCTGGCATTAATCTGCACTAATCATACCTTCTGTATAgatttccctctcttctcacctatacatatacatacatacatatatgtatgttctcTTACTtgttagcccatctgataggtgtgaggtggtagctCTGAGGACCTTTAAATGACTGGCTCATTTGTCTCCACCTCAGTGAAACTTAGGAATGGGGCTTCTTAATCATGGCTCCCCTTCTAACTTGCCTAGGGGTCTCCCAACTAGTAAGTGGTTGAGTCAGGTCttcctgcaccacctagatgcctgaCTCTAGAATGTTTTAAAGAAATGACTCATGAATATCCAGAACACATAAAACGAGGCTGGCTTCATTAAGAACAAATCAtccttgttttcatttctatttcccaCAGTTACCGGACTCATAGAACAGGTGATTCTGTGGACATAATTGTAGCACAATCTTTCAAAGAGTCTCTCATGCCTTTGTGTAGAAAAGAGAGGTGGGGGAACTAGGCAGGGGTATGGTTAAGTGGGCTGAGAACTGGTTGAGTGGCCAAACCCAAAGTTGTTAGTAATGGTCAACACAGCAGGAGATCTCCAGTGGAGTGCCTCAGAGATCTGTTGCTTACCATTTCCATTGGAAACTTGAATGAAGGCACACATGGCAATCTTCCTACGCCTGCTGAGCACGCAAGGCAGGGAAGGATATTAGTCCCACCAAGTCAGACCATTGGTTGTTGTGGTCCAGTcattctgttgtgtctgactcttcatgaccccatttggggttttcttggcagagatactgcggtggtttgccattttcttctccagctcattttacaaatgaggaaactgaggcaaacaaggttaagtgacttgcccagcgtcacacagcggGTAAGTGtcggaggatggatttgaactaaggaagatgagtctttctgactccaggcctggtgctctatgcactatggcaccatatatgtgtgtatatgtatgtatgtatatgtatatataaagtgtgtgtgcatgtctgtatatatgtgtgtatatatgtatgtgtgtaggtgtgtgtgtgtgtatacatatattatgtatctatatatatattagggttagagctagaataaaataaattaaataggaATAAATGTGAAGCCTAAAAGCAGCAATGCCCCAATTCAAGATGGGCAGGTGCAGCTAGACAGCAggtcttctgaaaaaaaaatctgggaggtTTAATGGACAGTAAATTCAGGAGAACTGAACCAGGGGTGTGGCAGTCAGAGCACTAACAGGAGCTGGGAGTCATGGAGAGAGGTCCAGCCTTGGCCTGGAAAAGGGGGTAGTCCCCTTGGATGCCACCCTCACACATCAGTTGTCCAGCTTCCAGCTGGCACAGGATATTCACTTGTAAGCCCCGCAGTGAGGAAAGTCATTGAGAAGCTGAAAGGTCCTCACCACCATGACTTGAAGGACTGGTTGGCAGAAGCAGGGGTGTTCTGCCTGGAGAAAAGACTAGGGGTACAGGACAGCTGGCCTCCAGTGACTGCAGACTGTCACCTGCTCCTTCTGCTTGGTCCTGGAGGGCAGAACCTAGGGCAAGACAAGAGCTGAGGAGGAACATAGATACACTTAGGACGTTTGACTCATGGATAATGGGGCAAAGGGAGTTGACCTATTTTAATGAAAGCCACCTGACCATGGGCTGAAGGTATTGTATTCCTTTAATCTGAAGAATAATGTTACCTTGGTTATAGAGGAAAGATCATAGACTACAGAGATGACTAAGCAGAAAAAAATTGCCTTCCAGACTCTTACCAATTTCCAAGAAAGCCTTTTCTTGATGAGATTAACAGCTTCTAACCTGGTTTTGCTGTAGGCTTCCAAGCAGAGCTGGAGATTGGTGATGGGGAGAATTGGGTAGATGACAATAATCTCTTTCATTTGCCAAGCATCTCCCCAATGCACTTTGCATAAGTGCTTATGttactgccattttacagataaggaaactgaggctcagcgaggttaagtgatttgttcatggcTACATCCATGATAACTATCGAAGGCAATATTCACTCTATCCACTCAACAGAcacaatcagtcagtcaacaaaccaCTTcaccttttatgtgccaggccggtgctaagctctggggatacaaaggtggGTAGAAAATGGTCCTCggtgctctcaaggagctcccactcTGATGGGGGAGTCAACATTCAAACAGCCTCGTACAGACAAGATAAGCACTCCATTCCTGACTGCCCTAGAGATCTTCTAACTTTGCTCTCCACTGCTGACagaataaaagcaattttttttttaacctggcaTTCCAAGGCCTGaacaaaaaaaacatttatttaccttttcagctttctctttcattcctccCTACTGTATGCTCCAGTCACGTTAAATTGCTTGCAATTATCCAAACTCGCCCCGtttctttttttggtgaggcaattggggttaagtgacttgctcagggtcacatggctagtaagtggcaagtgtctgaagtcatatttgaactcagatcctccatttttcagggccagtgctctatcaagCGGGCCATCTCTCTACCCCTCACTCCCTGTTTCTGTTGTAGGGGATCAGGAGAGTGAGCTGAAATTCAATCCCTGTCCTTACCTGGACAGGATAAATCGTCCCCTGACTTCCAGGACAGCCCAGGGGCTACCTCCTACAGAAAGCCTTCTCTGGTCCTGCTGTAATCCAGCTTCCAACCAATGGGCACTTTGCATGCTGTGAGTGCACCTTCCGATTGGTGGATGGGATGAATGCAGTGCTAGGGGTCCTTGCATAAGGGATGGAGTGAGTTGTTAACAGACAAAGGCAGGTGCACAGAGGCCCctccagggaggggaaggagaaagacttGGAAATAGCCATACATGCCCCATCGTGTCTCTACACTCCTTCAACGTTccagagcagggattcttaacttgaaGTCCACAGGTGCCTCCCCCTTCCACCAAGAGCTCCACAGGGAAATTTAAGGGGGATCCATgcatttggatgggaaaaaattacctttttgtttttgtgaacCTTGGTTCCTTTGCATTGTgtttcattttgtgcatttaaaaacatgattctaagaaggggtccctAGGCTGCCCCAGGCTGACCGCGGGGTCCAGAACACCACTTTCACAAAAGTGAAGAAGCCGCCTCCAGAGACTGCTGGAACCGTCCTCCTCCCATGagagcctctgttttctcctgGTTGGAGACGAGATCTCATCTGGCCCCCAGCTAAAGAGCTCGATCGATAGCTCTTGTGGTTTGGTGGGAAGGATCCAAGCTTGGACCCCTCCACCCTTCTGAAGAGCAGCCAGGCAAGTGGCTTCTCTTTCCAATTGATACTTGAGGGGGCAACCTGGTACCCCTCTGGGAGACCGAAGACTTGTCACCTCGGGGTCCCACTCCCCCGTCTTCACCCCAAGCTGCCGACTAATGCGCCAATGGTTCAAGTCACTGGCCTTTTGCCTCTGCAGAGGCAGGTAAGATCTCCGATCATATCGGTCTACATCATCGGAGAGCCACAGAATCTGACATGTGGGTGCACATACCTGACACTCCCAGCTGGAGGCTCGGAGGAATCTTAGCCCTGTCTTATCTCCCCTTCTCACAATCacacttcttgagggcagagagagTATATGACTTTTGTATTGTATATTTGGTCTTCATAACCTTGGTACCTTACCCAAAAGGATACTGGGTTGTGTTggggatggagtgctggacctgaaatcaggaagacctgagttcgaatcctttCTCatgtacttattagctgtgtgcccTGATCTCttatctaagcctcagtttcctcatctgtaaaaatgggaataatgaataATGGGATCTAtcacccagggttgttgcaaggatcaaaatgagattgcaaaccttaaagtactatagaaatataGCTATCATTAATCATTAGTAGCCCAGTGTCTTGGACATAACCaataattgattttaaaatgtttaccgATGCTGAATCAGGGCTTAGCAAGGGCATCTGGTCAGGTCACACAATGGCCATAGGCGCCAGCACTGGATTAGAGGGTGTGGGGTCAGAAAATAatatctaaccctaaccctaacactttctCAGTCTCTGAAGGCAGAGAGATGTTCCCATACAGCAGAGGGAGTACGTTCTGGTAGACAGAGGGTgagctggcctcagaatcaggatCTGGGATCAAGTCTGCCACATCCAGGCTGAGTctccctggtcaagtcacttaacagcagTAAATATATCTCTTAAAGGTGCTGATTTGCATTAATAGAGGGAGTAACTCACCTGAGAGTTtcctatattgatgaaatcacaagtccagtcaacagtcagtcaacaagtatttattaaaggggactgtgtgtcaggcacagtgctgaGAGATAAGGCACAGTAAGTTTTCATTAGCAAGTGAAAGATTCCTGAATATTCCTTTTGGCTTGTATGGAATGCTCCAATTATTCTTGAGGATTCCTACAGGATCTATACCAAAGATTCAGAAGCAATCAGTGGCCATACGACCAGCATCTTGTTGGGACGATCGTGGAAAAGATATGGTTGCTATTTCAAATAGAAACACCAAATATGCCTTCTTAAATGGCCTCCAGACAAAACCACTCATCTCATAATTTCAAAGCTggaatgtttaacaatcagctcttaaTTGGGAGGTAGGCATGGGAATGTATGCTTGATAGATTTACATTTACTTggcatttttaatatttctccatccctttctcgAGCCTAGATAATcagcaaaacagtaaatcaagccctgcttgtttgccattttctgagTTGTAAACACTCATgtggaaaatttaacaaccagctctcacaGCCTCTCTGCAATGGTTCCAGCATACTCCtgaatggaagggacctttgagatcatgtagtttaatgaaaaaatagaggtcaggaagattaagcaacttgtccaaagtcataggAGAGTCCTAAGTGACCATTCAGGTCTCCCAGCTCCATATCAAAGGTCTTCTCTCTTGTGATAactatcatctccctgatgttgGGCTACGCCATCAATAGGGTCCTTTCTGCTCTCTAGTTCTATGATTAGAGGTCCTACAAGGTTCTATGATTTTTTTGTAGTGAGTGCAAACTTATTTCAAGGTATTTGGGTTGCTATTTGCATCATCTTTAGTCTGGTATAGATTGGGTCTTGTGGGAACTGCTGGATCaatattctttttcattcctcttaAATTACAGCATGCCAAATGGAAGCTGTGTGGCCcagggatgggaggagggattccCTGTTCTGTTTTAGCATGAGTCACCAGGTAGTTTGGGGTCAATCACTCATCTCTGTCTCAGGAGAGACAGCTTAGCAGCTTGAATGACTGCTGGCCAGCCTGGAGCCAAACCAGAAACAAAAGTTCGACCCCCAAATGTCAAAGTGAGGGACAGATGTCAATCCCTGGAATCCTAGCGTCTGGGAGACTGGGAGGATTCCACAGGCAGGGATAGATCCCTGGAATTCCAGTGTCCAGGAAGGCTGGGGGGATGCCAAAGACTGGGACAGATCCCTTGAATCCCAGTGTGTGTGGGGAACGTTGAGGGAACTCAGAAGAACTGcgcttcccttccttccttcacatgAATTCAAGGCTTCCAGGAAAAGGTTTTAGCATACACAGCATACAGGGGCAGTTGCCAGTGTATTTCCTATGCATGAGGAGCCCTTTTTAATCTGTGCTCCAATTAGAGCCATCACTAGGACCCTGAGGTTAGATCCGATTGAGTGGGATGATCACTGTTTTTAGGAAAAGCGTATCCATACGAACTGAAATGGCCCtgcagtcagcaaacatttattaagcccctactatgtgccaggcactgtactaaatgctggggatacaaagaaacacaaaacccaGTCCCTGCTCCCCGTCAGCGTGGGAGACTACGCCAACAGCTCTGCACAGACAAGGACGGGACCCGTCGGGAGCAGTCTGGGAGGGAAGGCACTCGGGATGAAGGAGGGCTGGGACAAGTTTCCTGCCTGAATCAGGTTGGTAGTTTCCTGTTGGACAGGGAAGCTCTCCATCCCCTGACCCCTTCTCACCTTCCCGGTTTTCTTCTCCCAGACTCCCCTCCTGGCAGTCTCAGGTGGAACAGGACACGAAGCCTTTGCCCTGGCCGTACCCCATGTTTGGAATAGTCTGCCTCCGGGTTTCCCTGGCTtgcttcaaggctcagctcacatTCCGCCAACTGCCGAAGGCCTTTGCCGCTCCCTCAGCTGCTGGCGCCTTCTCCCTTCACATCACCCCTCACTGACTATGAATCCATCTTATAAACGTCATTATTTTCACGTTGTTTCGTCCATGAGCCCCGAGAGCAGGGCATCTTTtcgtatccccagagcttagcacggGGTACACAGTAAGGGCTccataaatgcctgttgactgtcTTTCTCTCTCGAGATGGCAGGAGCTAATATGGATTTCTTATCCATCTTCTGTCCATCCCATCCCCATCGCCAGTCCAAGGACTGAACGCAATTGGCAGTTAACAAATGCCTATTGTTGTAGAATCAGTCCCTGAGTGCCCgcggtgtgtgtgtggggggccCAGGCTCCTTGGAGTTGGGGCTCCAGTTGGCACTGCCCCTCAAGCCCATTATTCTCTCACTTTAGCTGCGGAAGGTCCGGAGGAAGCACCCTGAATGGGGCCGGCTGAGGCTGGACTGGAGCGCGTCTCTGGGGAGGTGGAGGATGTTAGAGGAGGGACGCAGGGCTGGCACCTGTGGGCTGCCTTGAGCCCCAGGCGGGGCGAGCTGGAGAAGCTTGCGCGTCTTAGGACCCAGAAGCTCcccggctgctgctgctgctgcaaacGCCCTCCCCTCCCCGGCTTGGGGGGAGGCTGTTTACCAGGAGAGAGCAGCCCAGGCTAGCCTCGGACCGACCCGCAGCCAGTCCACCGGCGGGCCAGCCGGGGAGCCGGGCAGCCAGCGGCCAAACGCTTGGCCGAGGCAGCCTCAGGACCAGCGGCCGGGGCGCCCAGCCCGTCGGAGGATGCGCTCCGGCTCAGCCCGGCGCCCCGGGATGCAGCTGCCCCTGCCCTGGGGGCCCGCGCTGCTCTTGGGCACTGCACTCCTGGGCGCAGCCTCGAGCTCCCGGGGAGGTGAGCCCCCGGCCGTCCCAGCAACTTAACGGGGAGTTAGGGGGAGGGCaaaaggcgggggggggggggcgctggAGTGGCGAAAGCACTGCGCTCTGCCTCTGTCCAGCCGTGGGCACGCTGTCCACAGCGAGCGAGGGCAGCTCCGGCTTGGGGCAGCGGGGTTAGGGGGCTTGGAGGCCCACCCTGGGCATCGGGACAAAGGCGGCGGGGGAGCAGCCTCAGGGGCGCTGCCTGAATCTCGAGCTGGGGTCGTGCCCCGCGGCTGCGAGCATCCTCGCCTTTGCGCTCCCTGGCCTCCCCAGGCACAGCTTGGAGATGCTGCCGTTGGGCCGGGCGCGGGGCAGGCTGACCCGCGCCTCCCGCTGTCAGCCCAGCAGCCGCGGCTTGGAGCCCTGGGCCGGTCGAGTTCTCCTTCAACacgttttctttctcatttcttgctGCGTTTAAAGTGTATATGtgtggggggttgggggtggggggtggggggtagggggtTCCAAGCTGAAGACTTTAGATGGGAGGGTGGTGGATTTGAGTCATGCCTAGTTTACATAACAGCAACAACTCTGGCCCAGGCACTAGGGGCAGggctggggcggggggagggggtggcTGGGAGCTGGATGCCCACCCGCTGACCAATATTCTCTCGGCTGCATAGACTGCTGAGAGATAGTCCACAGGTACACAGTAGGCTTCGGGCAGCCAGGGCCCatagtacattttacagatgcggaaattgaggcccagagcgGCGCAGAACTGGACTAGCCGTAGTCGGGGCTTCTGACTCCTAGGTTAAGTGCCCCTTTGCTCTGCTGCCTCCATCCCTGCCCCGGGCACCAGGGGGGTACATCAGCTGCCGGCTTATGCCTTCTGTAGATGCCAAGGCCCTTCTTCTTCGCAGGCTGCTTCCGGGACCAGGGGCAGCTGTACCAGGCTGACCAGAGCTTCTCTGCAGAGGGACTGCCCTGCCTCAACTGGCAGGAAGTGCAAAGACAGGGGACAGACACTGTCAACACTGGTGAGTAGGAGAGGGATGAGGAGTGAGGGTCAGTGGGTGAGGgatgagtggggggagggaatgggaagCCAGGGGACAGGTTGGTGGCTGAAGGAGGTGAAAGGAGCAGGTGGAGATCAGGGAGGGCCTGGATTGGTGAATGGGAAGTGGTTAGAGGGGCTACGGGGGTGGGGATGAATGGGAGGCTGGGGGGGGTTAGAGTAtgaaggagggagatgagcaggTGAGTTGGGAGAGTCAGGGAAAGGAGTCAGGGGTGAAGAGAATCaatggggaggtgagagatgagTTCTGAGAATATAAGAAAATGGGGTGAATGGAGAGAGAGGAGTTGGAGCgggggaggagggatgggagggagggaggaggggagggcagcCCTCTGGGGGAGGGGCGCACACTGCACAGGTGGAGGTCGGGCTCACTGCCCCTTCCCCCCTTGCCCCCTTCCCCAGGGGCGGCCCCAGGCCGGACAACCAGCGGGGAGAACCACAGCTTCTGCCGGAACCCTGACTCGGATTCAGCCGGGCCCTGGTGCTACGTGAGCGGCTCCTCGGGAGCCCCGGAGAAACAGCGCTGCGAACCCGTCCCGTGCGCAGGTACTGCCACCGCCCAGGGGGCCTCCTCGGCCCCGCCCCGCATCCCGCCATTGGCCAGAGCATCTTGCCACGCCCCCTGAGCCCGCCTTCAGGGAACGGCCACGCCCCCTCAGCTTCGCCTTTGGCTCAGGCTCTGGTCCCGCCCTTCATCTGGCCCCGCCTCGGGATCCTCCCCCTCCGCATCGCCATTGGCCACGGCTGTCTCCGGCCTCGGCGCTGGCTTCCCATTGGCTCCCGGGGCCACACCCCATGAGCTCATCCTCAGCTAGCGCTGGTAAACAAGTGTTTTCAACGAACCTGATCTGGCTTGGGACccggtggggaaactgaggtggggAGGGGCAAGGAAGGTCCCAGCCAGGAGGGCACCCGGAGTATGGGATCCCAGATCTAGAGATGGAGGAGCCCACAGACCCTCGAGACCCTCCcgttatagatggggaaactgaggcacagaaagggaaaaggacttggGCAAAATGGCACAGCCAGGATGAGAATCAAGGGGTCAGGCTTTTACTCCTGGGCTGCTATCGGAGCAGGGAGGAGCCCGAGCCCAGGGGAGgtcagggctgggggaggggcctGAGAGTGATACCCAgtttacatatggagaaactgaggctcagagaggggcaGAAACTTTCCCCGAAACGATGGAGTTTGTGCTAGCCTACTCCCAAACCATCCCCTCTGTGACCTCTAAGATGGTCCAGCCCGTGGGGAAGCAGGCTGGGGGTCTGGTACTCCGGCTCCCAACAAGGGAGCCCCCACCCCCTTAGGCAGACAGCCTGGTGCCTTCTGAGAAGTCTGGTAGCAGGGGACAAGCCTTAGACATAGAGGGTGATGCCCTAACTAAATTAGGGGAGCCTGGAAACCCGACCTGTCCGATCTGAGGACGAGGGAAAGTGCAGGATCAGACGAGAGACAGAGGATCATGGgaggcaaaatggaaaatttttacgTGCAATTAAATTTTAACACATTTTAAATGTGCAATTCTTTTTGCACCAAGAAAAAGCCTGGTGTAGCTGGAGGAGCTGGTGAATGTGAACCAGGGGCCCTGGTTTTGGGTCCCACCTTGCCCTCCTTGACCTGGCTCAAACCCTGCGCTAACCCTTAAGGAGCTGCATGGGGCCACAGAGGTCGTCACATGGAGGAAGCTTCACCCTGCGTGGGGGCACGCCAATGTCGTGTGGTCATCGATTCACAGGCCCTTGagttcaacccactcattttatagttgaaaaaataGAGGCCCAGGAAGGGTGCCCtggcccaggggcacacagctactaagtggcaAAACCACTTCTGTAACCTTCTGCACCCATACTGCTCATGAAGGCAATGAGTCAGAGAATGAGTTGGTAGCATTTCCtacacacctactatgtgccaagcacaggaCCATGTGCTGGGgaaccaaagaaaggcaaaaacatgataTCTGATAACTTGTGATCCCAAAACAAGGAGGAGACACTTGGCAAAGTGGTGCTTGGGAATGACTGGCTTTCCACTTAGCtaggaagtgggaggaggggaattagcagtgataataatagctaccatttatatagcctgcttagatttgcaaaacactttacagacaTGATCCCACTGGATCCCTGGGTGGCAGGTGCTGGTcataccctcattttatggatagaaaactgaggcttgcccagggtcacatagctagtaggtgtctaatgGGAAAAGCATGAGATGTAATTTCAAAGCCCAGCTGACAGTTGCATGGGGCTGGGTAGAACACAGTCCTCTGGAAATCTCCTTTCTTTTAGACCAGGAACACTGACCAGTCCACTACCCAGGggcattcgtgtgtgtgtgtgtgtgtgtgtgtgtgtgtgtgtgtgtgtgtgtgtgagagagagagagagcagacaCTCAAGGTCTAAGAGATGGGGAATACCCATGCAGCCATACCTGTTCCATGTTTGGTGCCCTTTTGGAGGGGTACCTCCCATGCCCCTCTGTCCCTCCCCTTCACTCATCTGCTCTGTTCCCCTCTGTGGGAGGGCTCCTGAGGCACCCCCATCACTTGGGACATTCTCCTGACACCCAGAATTTTCTTCTCCCACTCCAGGGACCCCCACTCAGGAAACATTGCCCCTCACCACAGATGCAGGGGCATCTCAGGAAAGCCAAGGGGCTGATGGGGAAGTCTTCGAAGTTGCAGACTCCCTGCCCCCTAACAGTGAGTCGGCAGCGGTGCAGCCTGCGATTGGAGTCAGCCAGAGAGTGAGGATGATGTCAGAGAAGAAAGATCTGGGGATGATAGGTAGGCCCTGCCCCTCTTCTCTCCACACTCCCAGGATTCCCACCTCACCCCTTTCTTGCTGAGGATTCCACCAGGAGACTGCCTGTCTTAATGCGATGGAGGCGCTCATGAATGTTGCCCTCTTCCTTGGCAGGTTACGTGCTGGGAATCACCATGATGGTCATCATCATCTCCACTGGTGCTGGCATCGTCCTGGGTTATGTCTATAAGAGGTCAGTAATTTATTGCTTGCCCctcctttcatgtttctctttagaCAGACTTGCTGTGTTGTACACAGAGTGGCTAATGACCATGGATCagggggcctgggttcaaatcccaagcCTGCTGCTTAATCCCTGCATGGCCTTGGGGGagtcccttttcctctctgggcctaagtttcctcctttataaaataaagatgttgCATTCCATTTGGACTAGgtgtctctaaggtctcttgctAGAGGATTAAAGGAGATATATCTCTAATATACAGGACAGCCATGTGTCCTCATGGCTGCTGGTCTGGGCACTCTGAAGTTTCCCTGAGGTAGCTAGAGAAGGTAGCctcaccaggctgcctaaggaggtgGGAACCAGCCCAGGTCAAAGACGAGTAGGTTAGAGCTCTTGGCCAATCAGCAGTGGGGTTGGGTACATCAGGGGATGCTGACTTTCCAGGTTGGGTGATATGAGAGGCCTAGTCTTAAAGCAAAGTGGAAGAACATAATATgagtttcctgagggcagg harbors:
- the PIK3IP1 gene encoding phosphoinositide-3-kinase-interacting protein 1; the encoded protein is MRSGSARRPGMQLPLPWGPALLLGTALLGAASSSRGGCFRDQGQLYQADQSFSAEGLPCLNWQEVQRQGTDTVNTGAAPGRTTSGENHSFCRNPDSDSAGPWCYVSGSSGAPEKQRCEPVPCAGTPTQETLPLTTDAGASQESQGADGEVFEVADSLPPNSESAAVQPAIGVSQRVRMMSEKKDLGMIGYVLGITMMVIIISTGAGIVLGYVYKRGKDFKEHREQKTYEREMQRITLPLSAFTNPACEIVDEKTIVIHTHRTPGEDTKDGSAPLMGQAGTPGA